The genomic interval CTTCCTGGATCAGGTCGGCTTGCGGCAGACCGTAGCCGAGATAACCGCGCGCAATGCTCACGACCACGCGCAAATGCGACATCACCAGCATGCGTGCGGCTTCCACGTCGTTGTCCTGCTTCAGGCGCACGCCGTAGTCATGCTCCTCCTCGGGAGTCAGCATGGGCAACGCCTTGACCGACTGGATATAACTTTCCAGGCTCCCTACCGAAGTGGGTACGGGAAAACTAAGAGCATGGGTCATGAATTTTTTCCTCCTTGCGAAAACATTTTAGCACTCGGTTCATGAGAGTGATAGTACAGTAAAACGTTCAAGTATTAAAGCCTGTTGTATAAAGCGCTTAAAATCGTAAACAGGAAAATATAGTCGTGAGTGGTTTATTAATGACGTAAACATGAGGGTATGGAGAAAATAGAGGTTTGGCGGCCGGAATAGTTCCTGGCAGGAGCGTTTTTACCACCAGCAAGCCAGGAAGGGGGTAGGTTGGCTCTTGTCTGGAGGGGCCGCAGCGAACAAACTGAGACTAAAGCCTGCTGGTTTTACATCTGGCACAGGCTTAATTGGAATGGCGGTTGTTCAGGATTAAGCCTGGTCGGCTTCGCTCACTTGTGCTGCATTTTTCCGTAGCTTACCGATTCAGGGAAATCATCCCGTCCGCAACCTGCCGTAAGGAAGCCACGTTCTTCAGCACGATGGAATCCTTGATGCAGTCTATCATTCCCTCATTGCGAAGCTTGCCGATGATGCGCGAAAAGGTTTCGGGCGTCACGCCAAGGCGCGAGGCGATCACCTGCTTGTTGGCATTGAACCGCACCACGCCGTCGAGTTCGGCCAGGCTGCCATTTTCCTTGATCAGGTATTGCGTGATGCGCTGGATGGCGCTCTGCAGGGTGAGGTTTCCGATCTCGTCGATCAGGTTCTGCTGGCGGTGACTCATCAGGGTCATCATGCGCAAGCACAGCTCCGGGTTCGTATGCAGCAGGTTGACGAAGGTTCGAGAGTCGAAAGCGATCACATGGCTCGGCTCGAGGGCAACTGCGTGGGTGGAATATTGACCTATAAACATGGCGTCTTCACCGAGCAACTGCCCGGCGCCAATGAGTTCCAGAACCCTTTCCGTTCCATTCGGAGCTGCGTGGAACAGTTTCATCACGCCATCGAAAACGACGTAAAAATGGTGGCAATAATCCCCTTGCGAATACAGTATTTCGCCCGTGGCGAACTTGACCAGTTTGGAGTGTTCGGACACCTGTTTGAATTCGGCATCGCTGAGATTATCGAACAAATAGATGTGACGAATTTTATCCAGATAAGAATTCGGTAATGTCATGATGGGCCTGCCAGCTATTTCGATGCTTGCCATCTTGCGCGTTTTTTGTCTGAAAAAATATCAGCGAACGCTGAATTTACCCGTGGGAAATAGCGACTAAAAAACGCAAAGGGGTAGGACGATTCCTACCCCTCCAAGATGCCGTCAATGGCTATTCCGGCATCCTATTTTCCTCCGGGACGAGGTCGTGCCTGATGGCGTAGTGGATGAGCTCGGCAACGTTGGCGACATTCATCTTCTGCATCAGGCGGGTCTTGTGGGTGCTGACGGTCTTTACGCTCAGGTTGAGTTCGTCGGCGATCTCCGTGACGCTTCTGCCGCGCGCGATGAGCTGGAAGATCTGGTATTCCCGGTCGGACAGGAGGGTATGGGGCGGCGCATCGCTCGTACCGCTCAGCATCTCGACCGCCAGTTTCTCCGCCACCGCCTGGCTCATGAACAGGCCGCCTTTCGCAACTTTGCGGATGGCTTGGGCCAGTTGCGTTTCCGCGTTGTCCTTGCACAGGTAGCCCGATGCGCCGGCCTTGAGGGTGCGCACCGCATACACATCCTCGGTGTGCATGCTGAGGACGAGAATCGGCAATTTCGGCCTTTCCGCCTTGATCTGCTTGATCAGTTCGACGCCGCTTTTGCCCGGCATGGACATATCCAGCACCACCGCGTTCCAGTTCTCCGCCTGTATCCTGGCCAGCGCCTCGGCGCCGTTGCTCGCCTCGCCCGCCACCTCGATGTCGGGGTGTTCGGAAAGGATGTGTTTCACCCCCGCGCGCAGCAGGGCGTGATCGTCGACTATCAATATTCTCATGGGCACTATTCGTTTACCTCTTGATTCTTGGGGAAGATGGCAGCGATGCGGGTGCCTTTGCCCGGCACGCTGGCCATGTCGAATTTTCCGCCAAACATCTTGACCCTTTCTCGCATGCCGAGCAATCCGAAGGTCTTTCTCCCGTTGGATGGGGGGAGTCCGCTTCCGTCGTCCTGAACCGTCACATGGATTGCGTCGTCACCATCCAGAATTTCCACTTTCACGCTATGCGCGGCGGCATGGCGCGCCACGTTGGTCAGTGCCTCCTGGGTCAGGCGGAATATCGCTGTTGCCATGTCGTCGGCGATCCCGAACTCCTCCCGGTTCATGGTGAGCGCGCAGGGGATGCCTGAGTGTTCGGTGAATTTCGCCACGTGATTCTCGATGGCCGCCGCCAGTCCAAGGTCGTCCAGCATGCCCGGCCGCAGGTCCTCGGAAATGCGGCGCACGGCGTCTAGCGTTCTCACCACCAGCTGGTGTGCGGAAGCCAGCTTTTCGGCGATGCGCGGGTCGTCGCCGCTGCACTTGTTTACCAGCCAGCCCAGGTCGATGCGCAAGGCGGTAAGCGCCTGCCCCAGCTCGTCGTGGATTTCGCGCGCCATGCGGGTGCGCTCCTCTTCGCGCACCGTTTGCAGGAAGCCGGTGAGTTCCTGCAGCTGCTGCCATGACGCCTGCAGCTTCTTTTGCGACTGCTCGTAGTCCGCCGTGCGCTCACGCACCCGCTGCTCCAGCCCGGTCTGCAGACGCCGCAACTCGATATGGGTGCGCACCCGCGCCAGAACCTCGTCGGGCTGATAGGGCTTGGCGACGAAGTCCACCGCGCCCAGCTTGAAGCCCTGGACCTTGTCCTCCGTCTCGTGCTGGGCGGAAAGGAAGACCACCGGGACATCGCGCGTGCGCGGATCGGCCTTGAGCCGGCGGCAGACTTCGTAACCGTCGATGCCGGGCATGCGGATGTCCAGCAGCACCAGTTCCGGCGGCCGCTCCCGCGCCGAGAGCAGGGCCATTTCGCCGTCCTGCGCCTGGCGCACGGCATAGCCGGCCTGCGTCAGCAAATCGGAAAGCAGTTGCAGGGACGCCGGCGTGTCTTCGACGATCAGCACTTCGCCCGGACCAGCCGGGTTTTTCTCAGCCAAACTCATATCCCTCCCTGAACAGCTCCAGACATACGTTCACCACCGCCGTATCGTACAGCTTGCCGCGGTTCTTCCTGACTTCCGCCAACGCCTTCCGCACACCCAGCCCCGGGCGATAGGGGCGGTACGTCGCCATCGATTCGACCACGTCGGCCACGCACAGGATGCGGCCGGCGAGCGAGATCTGGTCACCCTGCAAACCGCGCGGGTAGCCACTGCCGTCGAGGTGTTCGTGGTGCTGGTACACCATCTGCGCCAGCGGCCAGGGAAATTCGATGTTTTTCAGGATATCGTAGCCGGCCTGGACATGGGTCTTGATCAAGGTGTACTCGATCGCCCCCAGCTTGCCCGGAAAGCTCAGGATCTCGGCGGGAATGTGGATCTTGCCGATGTCGTGGATGGTCGCGGCGAGAAAAATCCCGTGGATTTCCTCCGCCGGCAGGTGCATTCGCGCCGCGATGCGTTGCGCCAGGCCGGCGACGCGGCGCTGGTGCCCGGCGGTGTAGGGGTCGCGCATCTCGATGGTGGTGGCGATGGCCTGGACGGTTTCCTCCATGCTGTTTTCCAGCTGCGCCATGCTGCGCTTGCGCTCGGCTTCGAGCCGTTCGCGCTCGGTGATGTCCTGGGCCGCGCCGTCCCATGCTACGACGCCATCCTCCAGCGCGCTCGGCATGGCGTTGAGCAGGATGTGCCGCACCCCGGCCCGCTTGTCGAGCCAGCGAAATGCCTGGTTGAGGCGCACGCCGTCCGTTTCGCAGCGCATCAGCGCAGCCTCGTAGGCTGCCCGGTCGTCGGGGTGGATGCCGCCATCGAATGCCGCCGCGTTCGCCAGCAGTTCGTCCGGCGGCAGCCCCAGCGCTTCCACAGAACCCTTGCTGACATAGGTGAAGCGGGCCTTTCCGTCGGGATAGCGCAGTATCTGGTAAAGCATTTCCGGCACGTTGTCCGCCATGCTGATGAAGCGGTGTTCCGAGGCGATGCGCGCGAGCGTGGTGTCGAACAGGCCGGCCACCGCGAGGTAAACGTTGAGCAACTCCCTGGACAGGGGCGCTGCGGCGTAGTGACCCACCAGCATCACGGTCGCGGTGCGGCGGCCCTCCGTCAGGGGCAGGAAGGCGAACGAGCAGGCCTGCTGCAGTTGCAGCGTGTCGGTGGCCAGAAAACCGCTTTCCAGCACCTGGGTGATGGTGTTCTGCGCAGCTTCGAGCAGCGGGGGGCAAAGGTCTTCATCGAGGGGAATGCAGGAATGGAGCAGAATTTTCCCATCCGGGCGCTTCCCGGCGAAGGCGACGATGTCCGCGTCGAAGAAGCGCGACATGACTTTCCCCAGCTCGCTCCAGATATCCCGGTCGCTGGTCAGGCCGGCGACGTATTGCGCCGTCTTGATCACCGCTTCTAGATAGGTTTGTTGTGCGCTGGAGGGCATTGTCTTCATCTCTCCTGCAACGGCTGAAGGTAAAGATTGTCGAGAAACACCAGGTCGAAATCGGGATGCTGCGCCAGATTGACGATGCGCGCGCGGATGCGCAAGTCGCTCAGTTTTTCCGCCGCCAGGGACGACAGCATGACGTCGCAGCAGCCGGCGAGGGCGGTGTTGCCGGAGAGCTCCACCCTTTCCGGCGGCCCCGGCGGCAACAGGCCTATGGCCTGGGCGTTGGCGACGTCGAGGTAGCGCCCGAAGGCCCCGCCCACGCAAACGCGCCGCAGGTCCTTCAGCGTAATCCCGGCATGGCCGCACAGCGCCAGGATGCCGACCCCGACGGCGGCCTTGGCGCGCTGCATGAGGTCCACGTCATTCTTGGTCAGCGTCAGCGCCGTTCCGCCGGCGCTGAAGGCATATCCCGTTTCGCCCGCGGTGAATCTGCCGGTACTGGACAGCTTGCCGGATTCGAGCAGGCAGGCGATCAAGTCCACCAGGCCAGACCCGCATATCCCGTGCGCGCGGTCGTCGCCGATGATGCCCCAGGCCAAGTTCCCCGCCGCATCGCACTTCACGCGGAACACCGCGCCTGCCTCGGCGGGCACGCCGCAGCTGATGCCGCTGCTTTCGAAGGCCGGTCCTCCGGCGGACGCGGTCACCCACAGTTCCCTGCCGTTCCACAGCGCGATCTCGGAATTGGTGCCGAAGTCGATGAATAGTGCCGGCGCCGCGCTGTCGATGAAGCGCGTCGCCACCAGCCCGGCCAGCAGGTCCGAGCCGACGAAGCCCGCCAGCGGCGCGACGACGTCGGCCTCGGCGAGGGGGTTCGCGCCCCACTGCGCGATCCAGCCGGACGTTTCCTCGGGGCGGCAATCCACGAACCGGGTCCAGTATTCCGGCTGCAGCAGCAGGTGGAAATTGTGGCTGGTGAGCAGGGCCAGCATCGCCGTGTTGCCGACCACGGTGATATTGACCACGCGGCGCGTGTCGAAGCCCTCGCGCGTGGCGATGTCGAGCAGCGCTTCGCCGATGGCCGCCACCACGGCATCGCTCATTTCCCGTGCGGCGGCGGGCGATTCCTGTGCCGCCGCGAGGCGGGTGATGATATCGGCGCCGAAATTCTGCTGCGGGTTGCGGCCCCACCGGTCGGCGAGCCAGTGCCCCTTGGCCAGATCGAACAGCGACAGGCACAGATTGGTCGTGCCCAGGTCCACCGCGAGGCCGCAGGGATGCCGGACTTCCGGCGGCAGCCATTTTCCCCCGGGACTGTGCGTCGGGTACGCCTCCACCCGGTCCGGGGGGGATTTCCAGTTCGACGGGGGCGCGGGGTTGAGGATTTCGATTTCGAGATCATGCGCCGGACTGAACTGGCAGGCGAGCCGCATTCCGCCCGCCAGCTGGGCTTCGCTCAGGTGCAGGCGCTCGTTCTGCGTCGCTTCGCCGTCCGCGCCGGAGAGCACGCGCACCCGGCACAGCCCGCATGCGCCGATGCCGCGGCAGCCGGAGCGCACGCGAAAATCGGTCGCGTCGAGGATGTCGCGCAGCGAATGGCCGGGGGCGAAGGCGATGCGGTGAGCCGCGCCGTCGATGCTGAGCAGCAGCTCGGGCATGGCCCTAGGCCCTCCGGCACGCCGCCACCATGGCGGCGATGTTTTCCGGTTTCGCCTCGGGCGGGATTTCGCAGCCGGAGGAAAGCAGGAAGCCGCCGCGCCGGGCGAATGACGAGATCAGCAGGGCAGCGGCGGCGGCCACCTCGTCCGGGCTCGCTTCGACGAAGAGCAGCGATTTCATGTTGCCGTCGACGCAGGTGCGGGGCAGCAATCGCTGCACCTGGTCCGGTTCGACGTAATAGTCGAAGTTGGCGATGTCGGCGCCGGCCTCGGGGTAATAGGGCAGGGTGGCGGCCGTCGGCCCGGCGATGTTGAGCCAGTTGGCCAGCGCCCCGGCCTGGCGGAACGCGGCGAAAACCTGCTGCAGCCGCGGCAGCAGCAGTTCGCGGAAAAACTGCGGCGGCACCACCGCGGGCGACGCGGCGGGGTCGAACACGATGGGCAAATGGGCGCCCGCCGCGATCTGGGCGCAGCCGTAGCGGATCGCGACGGCGGTGGAAAAATCGAGAATCTGCTCGAATCGCGCCGGATCGTCCACCGCCAGGTAGAGCGCGGTCTCGATGCCGAGCAACTGGGTCGCCAGGGTCATCGGCCCGGCCACGCAGCCGGCCACCAGCGTCGTATCGCCCAGCTCGCGGCGCAGGATCGATGTCGCCTTGAGCAGTTCGGGCATGCGCCCGGCGCTGGCAGGATCCGGCATAGTCAGGGCCGATACTTCGCTGGAGAGCGTCAGCGCGTAGGAAATCACGTCCGGATACTGGTTTTCGCGGTATTGCAGCGTCGAGCCGAGCGCCTCGGTTTCCACGCACAGATCCATGAAGGCGAACACCACGTCGTGGCCGTAGCGTTCCAGCGTCCTGGCCTGGCACGCGGCGAGCAGGGCGCCGTCGCGCAGATAATCGCGCAGCGCGACGCCGCCCACCGCGGCGGCGTGGCCGAACAGTTGCGGCACAGCCGGGGTGCGATCCGGTGGGGCGAAAGCCAGCGCGGCCTTGATGCGCTCCAGGCTGTTCATGGCGTCTCCAGCAA from Sulfurimicrobium lacus carries:
- a CDS encoding Crp/Fnr family transcriptional regulator, translated to MTLPNSYLDKIRHIYLFDNLSDAEFKQVSEHSKLVKFATGEILYSQGDYCHHFYVVFDGVMKLFHAAPNGTERVLELIGAGQLLGEDAMFIGQYSTHAVALEPSHVIAFDSRTFVNLLHTNPELCLRMMTLMSHRQQNLIDEIGNLTLQSAIQRITQYLIKENGSLAELDGVVRFNANKQVIASRLGVTPETFSRIIGKLRNEGMIDCIKDSIVLKNVASLRQVADGMISLNR
- a CDS encoding response regulator, with the protein product MRILIVDDHALLRAGVKHILSEHPDIEVAGEASNGAEALARIQAENWNAVVLDMSMPGKSGVELIKQIKAERPKLPILVLSMHTEDVYAVRTLKAGASGYLCKDNAETQLAQAIRKVAKGGLFMSQAVAEKLAVEMLSGTSDAPPHTLLSDREYQIFQLIARGRSVTEIADELNLSVKTVSTHKTRLMQKMNVANVAELIHYAIRHDLVPEENRMPE
- a CDS encoding ATP-binding response regulator; its protein translation is MAEKNPAGPGEVLIVEDTPASLQLLSDLLTQAGYAVRQAQDGEMALLSARERPPELVLLDIRMPGIDGYEVCRRLKADPRTRDVPVVFLSAQHETEDKVQGFKLGAVDFVAKPYQPDEVLARVRTHIELRRLQTGLEQRVRERTADYEQSQKKLQASWQQLQELTGFLQTVREEERTRMAREIHDELGQALTALRIDLGWLVNKCSGDDPRIAEKLASAHQLVVRTLDAVRRISEDLRPGMLDDLGLAAAIENHVAKFTEHSGIPCALTMNREEFGIADDMATAIFRLTQEALTNVARHAAAHSVKVEILDGDDAIHVTVQDDGSGLPPSNGRKTFGLLGMRERVKMFGGKFDMASVPGKGTRIAAIFPKNQEVNE
- a CDS encoding HD-GYP domain-containing protein, with protein sequence MKTMPSSAQQTYLEAVIKTAQYVAGLTSDRDIWSELGKVMSRFFDADIVAFAGKRPDGKILLHSCIPLDEDLCPPLLEAAQNTITQVLESGFLATDTLQLQQACSFAFLPLTEGRRTATVMLVGHYAAAPLSRELLNVYLAVAGLFDTTLARIASEHRFISMADNVPEMLYQILRYPDGKARFTYVSKGSVEALGLPPDELLANAAAFDGGIHPDDRAAYEAALMRCETDGVRLNQAFRWLDKRAGVRHILLNAMPSALEDGVVAWDGAAQDITERERLEAERKRSMAQLENSMEETVQAIATTIEMRDPYTAGHQRRVAGLAQRIAARMHLPAEEIHGIFLAATIHDIGKIHIPAEILSFPGKLGAIEYTLIKTHVQAGYDILKNIEFPWPLAQMVYQHHEHLDGSGYPRGLQGDQISLAGRILCVADVVESMATYRPYRPGLGVRKALAEVRKNRGKLYDTAVVNVCLELFREGYEFG
- a CDS encoding ASKHA domain-containing protein: MPELLLSIDGAAHRIAFAPGHSLRDILDATDFRVRSGCRGIGACGLCRVRVLSGADGEATQNERLHLSEAQLAGGMRLACQFSPAHDLEIEILNPAPPSNWKSPPDRVEAYPTHSPGGKWLPPEVRHPCGLAVDLGTTNLCLSLFDLAKGHWLADRWGRNPQQNFGADIITRLAAAQESPAAAREMSDAVVAAIGEALLDIATREGFDTRRVVNITVVGNTAMLALLTSHNFHLLLQPEYWTRFVDCRPEETSGWIAQWGANPLAEADVVAPLAGFVGSDLLAGLVATRFIDSAAPALFIDFGTNSEIALWNGRELWVTASAGGPAFESSGISCGVPAEAGAVFRVKCDAAGNLAWGIIGDDRAHGICGSGLVDLIACLLESGKLSSTGRFTAGETGYAFSAGGTALTLTKNDVDLMQRAKAAVGVGILALCGHAGITLKDLRRVCVGGAFGRYLDVANAQAIGLLPPGPPERVELSGNTALAGCCDVMLSSLAAEKLSDLRIRARIVNLAQHPDFDLVFLDNLYLQPLQER
- a CDS encoding uroporphyrinogen decarboxylase family protein, yielding MNSLERIKAALAFAPPDRTPAVPQLFGHAAAVGGVALRDYLRDGALLAACQARTLERYGHDVVFAFMDLCVETEALGSTLQYRENQYPDVISYALTLSSEVSALTMPDPASAGRMPELLKATSILRRELGDTTLVAGCVAGPMTLATQLLGIETALYLAVDDPARFEQILDFSTAVAIRYGCAQIAAGAHLPIVFDPAASPAVVPPQFFRELLLPRLQQVFAAFRQAGALANWLNIAGPTAATLPYYPEAGADIANFDYYVEPDQVQRLLPRTCVDGNMKSLLFVEASPDEVAAAAALLISSFARRGGFLLSSGCEIPPEAKPENIAAMVAACRRA